The sequence below is a genomic window from Coffea arabica cultivar ET-39 chromosome 4c, Coffea Arabica ET-39 HiFi, whole genome shotgun sequence.
TAGGTCACAACAATCCATACATATTGATAGATCGAATTGCTATACATTTGTTGAATAGAcaaattgattgaaaaaaaaaaaatcatgactATAATTAACTATATAACACTCTCAAAAGAAGACATCCGACCTCTATTAATATAGGAATTGCAAGTGGAATGAAAGGAATGATCCACCATTAACGGTAAATATTGTGATAGCTAGGAAACCAATCATTCAACAAAGTGGCATTTGAAAAGTTGGGTATTGAGAAGgaatttaaattaattttttgtattATAGGTTGGATGTTCGAAATTTGcatctaaaatttaaaaaatgtgcAACAATGCACACTTTTGGTTTAGTTGGTCCTGTGACTCCTGTCCTTCTAGCCCGTTATACTCAGGTGAGGCCCCTTCCTCCTTAGTGAACCAAAGAATAGGTTACACATGTTGCTGTATGAgaaacgaaaaaagaaaaataaaatcattcATAGGGCTGCTTGATTGAGGAATAGAGCAACGACACATCTCATTCCGACTAATATTGAAGTACCCTTTGTGTAGAGAGACACGTTGATTTCCACTCAAGAGATTGTTATGGTAGTAGTTCACTAATGAGATTGATGAATCAAGATTAATCTACTCTTTTCTTCAGGAACTTGATTAATTTAATCTTCACAGACACGGTCCCAGGTGGATGCTGTTCCTCTTTAACTTAATCTTTGTCACTTTCGGAGTAGTATAATATATGGTAGGAATAAAGGTTGTTAAAACCTTAATCCTAACTCAAGGCACCAATGTCCCCTGAGGGCCATCAAGAGAGAGTATTCGGCGCAACCAATACATTGAAGAACCCAAAGTTTAACAGGGAACATCAAAAGTTATGCATATTTTTTTCTATCAAGTTGACAAAGAATGGTTTTCAACTGCAATTTTTAAGTTTTACGTGTAAATGTTCAACTTGAATCTCCAACCACTTTCTGTAGATTGGTTTAAGGCAAAATTGATCTCAAATGCACAAGGATTTATACAGTCCAGAGCTATTCCATTTAATTCAGAATATATCTTATCACTTCTGCGAATTTGCAGAAAAATGATAAGAGTAGGTTACCTGTAGAGCTATGATAAGATTGAACTATACACAAATTtgcaataaattaataaaaagaggTTATTGATTGGCACAAATTCCAAGCCAACCTACCAATCTTAACATGAAAAATAGAGCATTGAGTACTAATGCAGCAAACATGTTCTTTCGCCAAAAAAGTAAGGAATAAAGAATATTTATGTCCTTATCGATGGTTAGGCACCAAAGGACAATTGCTCAGGCTCTCAATTCTTATTTAATCCTTAATTACCTCACCTAGTTTCAATCCTCATCCGCCCCTTTTCCTGCTTCCCCTTTAGCTTTCTCTGGTGCATTTTCCGAGTTGATCAGTTCTGATCTTGAGGACTAATGGAGGTCCATTCATGGTTTGAAACCAGCCTGCCTGCTTTACCAAAACCAGAATCATTAACATCCTCCAGAACTTCATCTTCTAGCTCAATCACAATACCTGATCAAATGCAATATTCATCGGCAATTTATGAGGAAACAAGTTTCAGTAGTCTTCAATCAGATGTCTCTCAAGACTCATCTCACAATTCTCGTCAAAAAATGATAAACAGCCCCTCAGTAACTCACTCATGCTTTGGCAATTTTCAAACGTTAGCCCCACAAATAAGCTTTCTTGCAGTGCATGGCAACACCCTTTATGCTGCTTCGTTGAATGAAATCAATGTCTTCGATTTAACGAATTATTGTCTTGTTGACAACTTGAGCTGTTCAGGCATGGCTAAATCAATTGCATTCGTCGAAAACAAGATCTTCACTTCTCATCAAGATTGCAAGATCAGAGTATGGCAAATTGCATCATCATCAAAAAAGCATCAACTAATCTCAACACTGCCTACTGTTAAAGATCGCTTGAGGCGTTGTGTTTTGCCAAAGAATTATGTTCAAGTTAGGCGGCACAAGCAAAAGCTTTGGATTGAACATGCAGACACCATATCAGGTTTAGCTGTGAATGATGGATTAATCTACTCGGTTTCTTGGGATAAAAGCTTTAAGATATGGAGAATATCAGACTTGAGTTGTTTAGAATCGGTTAAGGCGCATTCGGACGCCATTAACGCCATTGTAGTTTGTGCAAATGGATTAATCTACACTGCATCAAGTGATGGAACTATCAAAATTTGGCAGAGAAATGATGATGGGGGAAAGAAGCATAAGCTAGTAACCACTTTAGTCAAGCACAAGGCAGGGATCAATGCATTGGCTATAAACGAAGATGGATCAGTCTTGTTTTCAGGAGGTTTTGATGAGAATATTTTGGTGTGGGAGAAGGATTATACTGCAGATGATCACATGGTGCTTTCACATTCATTGAAAGGACATACAGGCGCTATACTTTGCTTGACTATTGTGGATGATTTGCTAATCAGTGGATCATCTGACAGAACAGTGAGGATTTGGAAACGCAGTAGAGAATATGGATACTGTTGCATTCGTGTTCTTGAAGGACATTTGAAACCAATCAAGGCACTTGTTGCAATTTCAGGTAGGAATGGAGATGGTGTTATTTCAATATTTAGTGGAAGCCTAGACGGACAAATCAAAGTCTGGAAAGTTACTACAAATTCCACAAGTTGCACATCTCCTTGAGTATTCATGAGATCATTAATAGTAGCATCTCATATGTGGATTCATGGATTATGCCCATTAATGTTCATCAAGCTGAGCATTCTTCAAGATTTTCATTGATGTATGAAAACTTGTAATCCACACAAGAAATTTATGGAAGTATTATTATAATTCTTTTATTAACGGTTTTAATTTGTATACGTAGTTTCAATTTGCAAAGTAACTTTGTTTGAAAATTGTGCCCTAATACATTCTGACTTGTATTAAAGTTAGAGGAGGACGAGGAGGAGGACgagaaggaggaggagaggaGGGGAAAGGGGGGGATGATTCTTTGCTAATCATACCTCCTTCCTTGGACATTCCTTCCCCCTTCGTAATCATAATTAAACTTAGCAAGAAACACACTAAGAGTTAATAATGTGATTCACCtcaattttaaaatataatatacaAGACTTTTCTGTAGAAACAATTGACTCTCTTGTAGTGGaacattttcaaataattgaatATGGACAatctttttcttgaaaaccaggaaagtaataattttttttaaagaagacatgaatGGTATCGAACTAAGCAACAAAATCAATTGTATGGGATTAATTTTTATAGGTGGGTCAATGTCAAACACGTTTTGTGCTGTGCCTTCGTAGACTTTGATAGGAGCAATGAAAATACAAGAACATTATGCATGTTGAGTTGTTGAAGGTttacaattcaataatttcagCCTATCTTCCTGTTTGCAGATAAAGGTCGCAAGAGACAATAATATAAAACTGAAATTGCTTTTCTACCAACTCTAATATAACCAAATGCTATCAGAAAAGGGCCATCCCAGCCTTTGGGTTCATACCATTACCTTGTCAATCATTCACAGGACAATGTTGGAATGCACTTTTGAGAGGTTTGACGCCAATttgaaaaactcaaccaaaactATGATAACCTGCAGACGGTCCAAACCAGTGGGGAAAACATGTCTCTCTGCGTACACTTggaaaaattaaactaatacTAATACAGATTCGAATAGATTTTTTGTGCTATCAAATGATCCTTCCATGCATATGATACGCATTTAAACACGCTTGTGTGATACTTTAAGCCGACAATAAAGGAAGCCGTAATCCAAACAAGTTTAACATTTGGTTTTGCAGAAGATATATTTTTTTGAGTCCTCCTCGTTGCTAGGTTCAGAGTTTGAATTCTGTTCCTAACAGTTGAATGTAGGAAGGATATAGAGAGAAATGGAAagataaattatatatatatatatatatatatatatatatatatatatatatattgacagtgtatacataATTGCGATTAGAATATGACACAAGAGcaaaatttagattttaaatttaaatacagATGAGTTGTCGTGCATCCAATCCAATGGTGATCATGTATATACTGTCaatgtataaaagattaattatATATACACTCTCAAGATTTCCCACGgagcataaaaaaaaatactaatgtGCCAAAAGAAGGCTTGCCACCCATCCACACAGGCACACAGCTTTTCAATCAAACAGAAATTAGATTCCAAGTTAGTAGGAGCAAGTCATAGGGGCATTTCACATGGATTACTTTAAAATTATTGAGAGCTTATTTTAATTAAAGTAAGCAGCAAGGTTTAACCAATGTTTAAGGCAAAAAAGGTGTAATTAATGTTTATAATTCTTTCCATAATTCTACAACCACCTTTACGCAAGTGCTTACGTAGTTTGAGAGTGCGATTCGTCTATGTACTTGCTAGTACTTGCAGGAGTTAATACActgtttaaatatatttatcctCGTAAACCTTTAGAAAATCACCAGAATTAGTGCCCACGATGAATTATATAGATTCATGATTTTGTCTTCTAATTGGCCGGTAAAAATGGACTTCTTAACCTTGACTTCACAAACGTGTAGATAGTTTGACAAAACGTAATATATTAAAGTATAGGGTCAATTTTAGCTCATTAGTACCTTATGGTATAAATTGGTTGCATATTGCTAGGCAGGGATGGGGAAGGGGGATTTGAATTTAAAACCTTTAATTTTTAGGATAACAATTTTAATCAGTAGACCAAGGCATTTTTCTAAAAGCCGATGAACTTGTCTTGcaatttttgaattaaaaaagttTTAGTCATACAAATTTGAATCCCTCTACTAAAACAATCTTATACTTTTATGGGTACTAAAATCTTTTCATTCAtaatttactactattatattttgaaaacctgAATAATTAATGATCTCTAAACATTCCTGCTCTGAAATTTCCTTCGCCAAGAAGTCCTTATGCCTTGGTTTATCGTTGAGGATCAGAGTAGTTGAGATGTGACAGATATGGAAATGGCGTGCCACTAATTATTTTACTGGGGTTGGAATTGTGAATTAGGATTaggttattaattttttatttttttcagttGAGAAGAAGGGTTTGGGAGTTAGGCTGAATGGTTGGAATCTTAATTGTTCGTGGCAGCATATTAGCATTTTTTTGGTGTCAAAAACTTATTAATAACATGTTCGGATgcatttgataaccaaaaattcaaCATTTGAATTACTTAAGTggcattaaatttttttaagcaaaatttgcttccaaaaataagtgataaattatttatttattacttaatatgatatatatattcaaatatattagatttagtacttaataatttaataacttaatatattcaaatttcaaatttcaattttatcaaacacacctaAGTGGGAGGTCTTGAATTCGGGACATCTCATTTGCATTCCCTAATCCACTTAAAACCTGTTAAACTTGCTAACTTATTATTTGATACTCGTTTCTCTTTAATTATTTCACATTACCCTATTACCAGTTTTGAGATTAATGGATTTCGAGTTCTGATCATTATATTTAACCATGAAGTAGTGGTAATTAAACGTTAATTACAGGAAACAATTCTGAAATCTACAATTAACGGATGTTTATGCTTAGAATAGAATACGTGACTGTTGAATAAGATCAGTATTATTTTAAGTCTAGCTGTGCAGGCAGCATCAAGTGTTGATTGTTTTTTGGTTTAAACATCAGTGAAAGAATAAATtacaataattaattaattttaatgTGTGTAGATCCAATCAAGCACACCTATATAGAAGATAAACGATGCAAAATTACAATAAGTCGATGATTGATGATAAATATTCAATTTTGAGAACTTCAAAGCAATCACGTGATCCTTCTTGTGTATGTAATGAGAATTGTTATCATTTATTCCCGCAATTAATTTGTTCTTCGCTAGGGCTTTTcaccatttctttttcttattttgattTAAGAGGAAGGAGAAACTTTGTCAAAACCTATCTCATTTCTTGACTTTTAAACTTAATAAAGTTAGCAAATCAAGTCGATTTTGAAGTCATGCTCATTTCATTAAGAAAGAGTTAGCCAAAAAATGTGAACATAATCAACAGCTTCTCTTATCATATGCGATGATACAAATTGTGTTCCATGAGACCGTCCGATATGATTAAGTATTAGTCAAATgccaactctttttttttttctttgaaaaaaaatacaCGATTTATGAATATTATAATAGGAGTgccatatttttcattttgttagtTGTAGAGTTTTTTAACATATGACTCAATCAATCATAAAAGTATGTTCGGGTAGCTTATTATTagcaaaaatttatttgattgcatTACAAACAcattattttacatatatcacaCTAAAAAAGTGTTACGGTAATATGTCAAATAATATCCTAGCCAGACACATTTGTTTTTATTCCCCTTTTGTCTAGAATTCCCTCTCCAAAATTACCTCACTTTGCTCCCTTCAATGTTGAATTAGATCAATGACCCCTATGTGAT
It includes:
- the LOC113738449 gene encoding protein JINGUBANG-like, with the protein product MEVHSWFETSLPALPKPESLTSSRTSSSSSITIPDQMQYSSAIYEETSFSSLQSDVSQDSSHNSRQKMINSPSVTHSCFGNFQTLAPQISFLAVHGNTLYAASLNEINVFDLTNYCLVDNLSCSGMAKSIAFVENKIFTSHQDCKIRVWQIASSSKKHQLISTLPTVKDRLRRCVLPKNYVQVRRHKQKLWIEHADTISGLAVNDGLIYSVSWDKSFKIWRISDLSCLESVKAHSDAINAIVVCANGLIYTASSDGTIKIWQRNDDGGKKHKLVTTLVKHKAGINALAINEDGSVLFSGGFDENILVWEKDYTADDHMVLSHSLKGHTGAILCLTIVDDLLISGSSDRTVRIWKRSREYGYCCIRVLEGHLKPIKALVAISGRNGDGVISIFSGSLDGQIKVWKVTTNSTSCTSP